In Eucalyptus grandis isolate ANBG69807.140 chromosome 4, ASM1654582v1, whole genome shotgun sequence, the following proteins share a genomic window:
- the LOC104442174 gene encoding uncharacterized protein LOC104442174 isoform X3, translated as MKNSQGVQEIQSSNHASHDSQSEQQNNQGAEAPLPESSSISTSSNETKKVSRKDIELVQNLIERCLQLYMNRDEVVKTLLTRARIDPAFTTLGAHVWQKLEEENADFFRAYYIRLKLKKQILLFNHLLEHQYHLMKYPVPPKVPLAPMQNGIHPMPVNNLPMGYPVLQQPAIPAPGQPHINPLGCGISSCHVVNGVPAPSNYHAMRVNSANDAADASSLIPPSSAMSSMSEMPVSPTSAASSGHFPFSASEISGLGVDTSALDTAFTSDVASSVGLQLPPDGGPGNSRDSLRSLDQIQWNFSLSDLTADFSNLGDLGALGNYPGSPFLPSDSEILLDSPDPDDIVEEFFVDVPGPAGSQSDEEGPRSQ; from the exons ATGAAGAACTCACAG GGCGTGCAGGAAATACAATCTTCAAACCATGCTTCTCATGATTCCCAAAGTGAACAACAAAACAACCAGGGAGCAGAGGCTCCCTTGCCGGAGTCCAGCTCAATTTCTACTTCAAGTAATGAAACTAAGAAGGTTTCACGCAAAGATATAGAACTT GTCCAGAATTTGATAGAGCGTTGTCTACAACTTTATATGAATAGAGATGAAGTTGTCAAGACACTGTTGACAAGGGCGAGGATAGATCCTGCATTCACGACACTAGGTGCGCATG TTTGGCAGAagttggaagaagaaaatgctgaTTTCTTCAGGGCATACTATATAAGGTTAAAACTGAAAAAGCAAATTCTGCTGTTTAATCACCTGCTAGAGCACCAGTATCATCTCATGAAGTATCCGGTGCCTCCAAAGGTCCCTCTGGCCCCTATGCAAAATGGAATTCACCCAATGCCTG TTAACAATTTACCCATGGGATACCCAGTGCTGCAGCAGCCTGCAATTCCAGCACCAGGTCAACCTCATATCAATCCCTTGGGCTGTGGAATTTCTAGCTGTCATGTCGTGAATGGAGTTCCTGCACCAAGCAACTACCATGCTATGCGTGTAAATTCAGCGAATGA TGCAGCTGATGCATCTTCCCTCATTCCTCCAAGCAGTGCCATGTCATCCATGTCAGAGATGCCTGTGAGTCCTACATCAGCGGCATCTAGCGGTCATTTCCCCTTCTCTGCATCCGAAATATCTGGATTGGGTGTAGATACGTCGGCACTTGATACGGCATTTACATCTGATGTAGCAAGTTCAGTAGGGTTGCAGCTTCCACCTGATGGGGGACCTGGGAATTCCAGAGACTCTCTTAGGTCATTGGATCAGATACAGTGGAATTTCAGTCTCTCAGATCTAACTGCTGATTTTTCAAACTTGGGAG ATTTAGGGGCCCTTGGAAACTACCCTGGTTCGCCATTTCTTCCCTCAGATTCAGAAATTTTGCTCGATTCTCCTGACCCGGATGATATAG TGGAGGAGTTTTTTGTAGATGTCCCTGGGCCAGCAGGCTCTCAGTCAGATGAAGAAGGTCCTAGATCCCAGTGA
- the LOC104442174 gene encoding uncharacterized protein LOC104442174 isoform X4, with amino-acid sequence MKNSQGVQEIQSSNHASHDSQSEQQNNQGAEAPLPESSSISTSSNETKKVSRKDIELVQNLIERCLQLYMNRDEVVKTLLTRARIDPAFTTLVWQKLEEENADFFRAYYIRLKLKKQILLFNHLLEHQYHLMKYPVPPKVPLAPMQNGIHPMPVNNLPMGYPVLQQPAIPAPGQPHINPLGCGISSCHVVNGVPAPSNYHAMRVNSANDSAADASSLIPPSSAMSSMSEMPVSPTSAASSGHFPFSASEISGLGVDTSALDTAFTSDVASSVGLQLPPDGGPGNSRDSLRSLDQIQWNFSLSDLTADFSNLGDLGALGNYPGSPFLPSDSEILLDSPDPDDIVEEFFVDVPGPAGSQSDEEGPRSQ; translated from the exons ATGAAGAACTCACAG GGCGTGCAGGAAATACAATCTTCAAACCATGCTTCTCATGATTCCCAAAGTGAACAACAAAACAACCAGGGAGCAGAGGCTCCCTTGCCGGAGTCCAGCTCAATTTCTACTTCAAGTAATGAAACTAAGAAGGTTTCACGCAAAGATATAGAACTT GTCCAGAATTTGATAGAGCGTTGTCTACAACTTTATATGAATAGAGATGAAGTTGTCAAGACACTGTTGACAAGGGCGAGGATAGATCCTGCATTCACGACACTAG TTTGGCAGAagttggaagaagaaaatgctgaTTTCTTCAGGGCATACTATATAAGGTTAAAACTGAAAAAGCAAATTCTGCTGTTTAATCACCTGCTAGAGCACCAGTATCATCTCATGAAGTATCCGGTGCCTCCAAAGGTCCCTCTGGCCCCTATGCAAAATGGAATTCACCCAATGCCTG TTAACAATTTACCCATGGGATACCCAGTGCTGCAGCAGCCTGCAATTCCAGCACCAGGTCAACCTCATATCAATCCCTTGGGCTGTGGAATTTCTAGCTGTCATGTCGTGAATGGAGTTCCTGCACCAAGCAACTACCATGCTATGCGTGTAAATTCAGCGAATGA CAGTGCAGCTGATGCATCTTCCCTCATTCCTCCAAGCAGTGCCATGTCATCCATGTCAGAGATGCCTGTGAGTCCTACATCAGCGGCATCTAGCGGTCATTTCCCCTTCTCTGCATCCGAAATATCTGGATTGGGTGTAGATACGTCGGCACTTGATACGGCATTTACATCTGATGTAGCAAGTTCAGTAGGGTTGCAGCTTCCACCTGATGGGGGACCTGGGAATTCCAGAGACTCTCTTAGGTCATTGGATCAGATACAGTGGAATTTCAGTCTCTCAGATCTAACTGCTGATTTTTCAAACTTGGGAG ATTTAGGGGCCCTTGGAAACTACCCTGGTTCGCCATTTCTTCCCTCAGATTCAGAAATTTTGCTCGATTCTCCTGACCCGGATGATATAG TGGAGGAGTTTTTTGTAGATGTCCCTGGGCCAGCAGGCTCTCAGTCAGATGAAGAAGGTCCTAGATCCCAGTGA
- the LOC104442174 gene encoding uncharacterized protein LOC104442174 isoform X5 codes for MKNSQGVQEIQSSNHASHDSQSEQQNNQGAEAPLPESSSISTSSNETKKVSRKDIELVQNLIERCLQLYMNRDEVVKTLLTRARIDPAFTTLVWQKLEEENADFFRAYYIRLKLKKQILLFNHLLEHQYHLMKYPVPPKVPLAPMQNGIHPMPVNNLPMGYPVLQQPAIPAPGQPHINPLGCGISSCHVVNGVPAPSNYHAMRVNSANDAADASSLIPPSSAMSSMSEMPVSPTSAASSGHFPFSASEISGLGVDTSALDTAFTSDVASSVGLQLPPDGGPGNSRDSLRSLDQIQWNFSLSDLTADFSNLGDLGALGNYPGSPFLPSDSEILLDSPDPDDIVEEFFVDVPGPAGSQSDEEGPRSQ; via the exons ATGAAGAACTCACAG GGCGTGCAGGAAATACAATCTTCAAACCATGCTTCTCATGATTCCCAAAGTGAACAACAAAACAACCAGGGAGCAGAGGCTCCCTTGCCGGAGTCCAGCTCAATTTCTACTTCAAGTAATGAAACTAAGAAGGTTTCACGCAAAGATATAGAACTT GTCCAGAATTTGATAGAGCGTTGTCTACAACTTTATATGAATAGAGATGAAGTTGTCAAGACACTGTTGACAAGGGCGAGGATAGATCCTGCATTCACGACACTAG TTTGGCAGAagttggaagaagaaaatgctgaTTTCTTCAGGGCATACTATATAAGGTTAAAACTGAAAAAGCAAATTCTGCTGTTTAATCACCTGCTAGAGCACCAGTATCATCTCATGAAGTATCCGGTGCCTCCAAAGGTCCCTCTGGCCCCTATGCAAAATGGAATTCACCCAATGCCTG TTAACAATTTACCCATGGGATACCCAGTGCTGCAGCAGCCTGCAATTCCAGCACCAGGTCAACCTCATATCAATCCCTTGGGCTGTGGAATTTCTAGCTGTCATGTCGTGAATGGAGTTCCTGCACCAAGCAACTACCATGCTATGCGTGTAAATTCAGCGAATGA TGCAGCTGATGCATCTTCCCTCATTCCTCCAAGCAGTGCCATGTCATCCATGTCAGAGATGCCTGTGAGTCCTACATCAGCGGCATCTAGCGGTCATTTCCCCTTCTCTGCATCCGAAATATCTGGATTGGGTGTAGATACGTCGGCACTTGATACGGCATTTACATCTGATGTAGCAAGTTCAGTAGGGTTGCAGCTTCCACCTGATGGGGGACCTGGGAATTCCAGAGACTCTCTTAGGTCATTGGATCAGATACAGTGGAATTTCAGTCTCTCAGATCTAACTGCTGATTTTTCAAACTTGGGAG ATTTAGGGGCCCTTGGAAACTACCCTGGTTCGCCATTTCTTCCCTCAGATTCAGAAATTTTGCTCGATTCTCCTGACCCGGATGATATAG TGGAGGAGTTTTTTGTAGATGTCCCTGGGCCAGCAGGCTCTCAGTCAGATGAAGAAGGTCCTAGATCCCAGTGA
- the LOC104442174 gene encoding uncharacterized protein LOC104442174 isoform X1 — translation MKNSQGVQEIQSSNHASHDSQSEQQNNQGAEAPLPESSSISTSSNETKKVSRKDIELVQNLIERCLQLYMNRDEVVKTLLTRARIDPAFTTLGAHVWQKLEEENADFFRAYYIRLKLKKQILLFNHLLEHQYHLMKYPVPPKVPLAPMQNGIHPMPVNNLPMGYPVLQQPAIPAPGQPHINPLGCGISSCHVVNGVPAPSNYHAMRVNSANDSAADASSLIPPSSAMSSMSEMPVSPTSAASSGHFPFSASEISGLGVDTSALDTAFTSDVASSVGLQLPPDGGPGNSRDSLRSLDQIQWNFSLSDLTADFSNLGDLGALGNYPGSPFLPSDSEILLDSPDPDDIVEEFFVDVPGPAGSQSDEEGPRSQ, via the exons ATGAAGAACTCACAG GGCGTGCAGGAAATACAATCTTCAAACCATGCTTCTCATGATTCCCAAAGTGAACAACAAAACAACCAGGGAGCAGAGGCTCCCTTGCCGGAGTCCAGCTCAATTTCTACTTCAAGTAATGAAACTAAGAAGGTTTCACGCAAAGATATAGAACTT GTCCAGAATTTGATAGAGCGTTGTCTACAACTTTATATGAATAGAGATGAAGTTGTCAAGACACTGTTGACAAGGGCGAGGATAGATCCTGCATTCACGACACTAGGTGCGCATG TTTGGCAGAagttggaagaagaaaatgctgaTTTCTTCAGGGCATACTATATAAGGTTAAAACTGAAAAAGCAAATTCTGCTGTTTAATCACCTGCTAGAGCACCAGTATCATCTCATGAAGTATCCGGTGCCTCCAAAGGTCCCTCTGGCCCCTATGCAAAATGGAATTCACCCAATGCCTG TTAACAATTTACCCATGGGATACCCAGTGCTGCAGCAGCCTGCAATTCCAGCACCAGGTCAACCTCATATCAATCCCTTGGGCTGTGGAATTTCTAGCTGTCATGTCGTGAATGGAGTTCCTGCACCAAGCAACTACCATGCTATGCGTGTAAATTCAGCGAATGA CAGTGCAGCTGATGCATCTTCCCTCATTCCTCCAAGCAGTGCCATGTCATCCATGTCAGAGATGCCTGTGAGTCCTACATCAGCGGCATCTAGCGGTCATTTCCCCTTCTCTGCATCCGAAATATCTGGATTGGGTGTAGATACGTCGGCACTTGATACGGCATTTACATCTGATGTAGCAAGTTCAGTAGGGTTGCAGCTTCCACCTGATGGGGGACCTGGGAATTCCAGAGACTCTCTTAGGTCATTGGATCAGATACAGTGGAATTTCAGTCTCTCAGATCTAACTGCTGATTTTTCAAACTTGGGAG ATTTAGGGGCCCTTGGAAACTACCCTGGTTCGCCATTTCTTCCCTCAGATTCAGAAATTTTGCTCGATTCTCCTGACCCGGATGATATAG TGGAGGAGTTTTTTGTAGATGTCCCTGGGCCAGCAGGCTCTCAGTCAGATGAAGAAGGTCCTAGATCCCAGTGA
- the LOC104442174 gene encoding uncharacterized protein LOC104442174 isoform X2 encodes MKNSQGVQEIQSSNHASHDSQSEQQNNQGAEAPLPESSSISTSSNETKKVSRKDIELVQNLIERCLQLYMNRDEVVKTLLTRARIDPAFTTLGAHVWQKLEEENADFFRAYYIRLKLKKQILLFNHLLEHQYHLMKYPVPPKVPLAPMQNGIHPMPVNNLPMGYPVLQQPAIPAPGQPHINPLGCGISSCHVVNGVPAPSNYHAMRVNSANDSAADASSLIPPSSAMSSMSEMPVSPTSAASSGHFPFSASEISGLGVDTSALDTAFTSDVASSVGLQLPPDGGPGNSRDSLRSLDQIQWNFSLSDLTADFSNLGDLGALGNYPGSPFLPSDSEILLDSPDPDDIGRDSNLLIVFPLSISKLEMREDKE; translated from the exons ATGAAGAACTCACAG GGCGTGCAGGAAATACAATCTTCAAACCATGCTTCTCATGATTCCCAAAGTGAACAACAAAACAACCAGGGAGCAGAGGCTCCCTTGCCGGAGTCCAGCTCAATTTCTACTTCAAGTAATGAAACTAAGAAGGTTTCACGCAAAGATATAGAACTT GTCCAGAATTTGATAGAGCGTTGTCTACAACTTTATATGAATAGAGATGAAGTTGTCAAGACACTGTTGACAAGGGCGAGGATAGATCCTGCATTCACGACACTAGGTGCGCATG TTTGGCAGAagttggaagaagaaaatgctgaTTTCTTCAGGGCATACTATATAAGGTTAAAACTGAAAAAGCAAATTCTGCTGTTTAATCACCTGCTAGAGCACCAGTATCATCTCATGAAGTATCCGGTGCCTCCAAAGGTCCCTCTGGCCCCTATGCAAAATGGAATTCACCCAATGCCTG TTAACAATTTACCCATGGGATACCCAGTGCTGCAGCAGCCTGCAATTCCAGCACCAGGTCAACCTCATATCAATCCCTTGGGCTGTGGAATTTCTAGCTGTCATGTCGTGAATGGAGTTCCTGCACCAAGCAACTACCATGCTATGCGTGTAAATTCAGCGAATGA CAGTGCAGCTGATGCATCTTCCCTCATTCCTCCAAGCAGTGCCATGTCATCCATGTCAGAGATGCCTGTGAGTCCTACATCAGCGGCATCTAGCGGTCATTTCCCCTTCTCTGCATCCGAAATATCTGGATTGGGTGTAGATACGTCGGCACTTGATACGGCATTTACATCTGATGTAGCAAGTTCAGTAGGGTTGCAGCTTCCACCTGATGGGGGACCTGGGAATTCCAGAGACTCTCTTAGGTCATTGGATCAGATACAGTGGAATTTCAGTCTCTCAGATCTAACTGCTGATTTTTCAAACTTGGGAG ATTTAGGGGCCCTTGGAAACTACCCTGGTTCGCCATTTCTTCCCTCAGATTCAGAAATTTTGCTCGATTCTCCTGACCCGGATGATATAG GAAGGGATTCAAATCTCTTAATCGTTTTTCCCCTTTCCATAAGTAAATTGGAGATGAGAGAGGACAAGGAGTGA
- the LOC104442174 gene encoding uncharacterized protein LOC104442174 isoform X6 yields MKNSQGVQEIQSSNHASHDSQSEQQNNQGAEAPLPESSSISTSSNETKKVSRKDIELVQNLIERCLQLYMNRDEVVKTLLTRARIDPAFTTLGAHVWQKLEEENADFFRAYYIRLKLKKQILLFNHLLEHQYHLMKYPVPPKVPLAPMQNGIHPMPVNNLPMGYPVLQQPAIPAPGQPHINPLGCGISSCHVVNGVPAPSNYHAMRVNSANDAMSSMSEMPVSPTSAASSGHFPFSASEISGLGVDTSALDTAFTSDVASSVGLQLPPDGGPGNSRDSLRSLDQIQWNFSLSDLTADFSNLGDLGALGNYPGSPFLPSDSEILLDSPDPDDIVEEFFVDVPGPAGSQSDEEGPRSQ; encoded by the exons ATGAAGAACTCACAG GGCGTGCAGGAAATACAATCTTCAAACCATGCTTCTCATGATTCCCAAAGTGAACAACAAAACAACCAGGGAGCAGAGGCTCCCTTGCCGGAGTCCAGCTCAATTTCTACTTCAAGTAATGAAACTAAGAAGGTTTCACGCAAAGATATAGAACTT GTCCAGAATTTGATAGAGCGTTGTCTACAACTTTATATGAATAGAGATGAAGTTGTCAAGACACTGTTGACAAGGGCGAGGATAGATCCTGCATTCACGACACTAGGTGCGCATG TTTGGCAGAagttggaagaagaaaatgctgaTTTCTTCAGGGCATACTATATAAGGTTAAAACTGAAAAAGCAAATTCTGCTGTTTAATCACCTGCTAGAGCACCAGTATCATCTCATGAAGTATCCGGTGCCTCCAAAGGTCCCTCTGGCCCCTATGCAAAATGGAATTCACCCAATGCCTG TTAACAATTTACCCATGGGATACCCAGTGCTGCAGCAGCCTGCAATTCCAGCACCAGGTCAACCTCATATCAATCCCTTGGGCTGTGGAATTTCTAGCTGTCATGTCGTGAATGGAGTTCCTGCACCAAGCAACTACCATGCTATGCGTGTAAATTCAGCGAATGA TGCCATGTCATCCATGTCAGAGATGCCTGTGAGTCCTACATCAGCGGCATCTAGCGGTCATTTCCCCTTCTCTGCATCCGAAATATCTGGATTGGGTGTAGATACGTCGGCACTTGATACGGCATTTACATCTGATGTAGCAAGTTCAGTAGGGTTGCAGCTTCCACCTGATGGGGGACCTGGGAATTCCAGAGACTCTCTTAGGTCATTGGATCAGATACAGTGGAATTTCAGTCTCTCAGATCTAACTGCTGATTTTTCAAACTTGGGAG ATTTAGGGGCCCTTGGAAACTACCCTGGTTCGCCATTTCTTCCCTCAGATTCAGAAATTTTGCTCGATTCTCCTGACCCGGATGATATAG TGGAGGAGTTTTTTGTAGATGTCCCTGGGCCAGCAGGCTCTCAGTCAGATGAAGAAGGTCCTAGATCCCAGTGA